Sequence from the Chloroflexota bacterium genome:
CCTCCGGAACAGCCCCGCGGCGCATCCCGATCACGGGTGTCCCGCAGGCCATCGCTTCGATCATGGCCAGTCCGAACGGCTCGTCGAAGGTGACCAGATGGAGCAGGGCCAGCGCGCCACCCAACAGCGAATCCCGTTCCGCCGGCCCAACCGGCCCGAGGAACCGCACTCGCTCGCCGTCGAGCCGCGGCTCGACGTGACGCCGGAAGTAGTCCGGGTCCTGGATGATCCCGGCGATCAGCAGGGGCAGGCCGGCGGCGGTCGCCGCCTCGATCGCCAGATGAACGCCCTTGTCGGGATGGATCCGCCCGAGGACCACCGCGTATTCGCCGGGGTTCGGGCGGAAGGTGAAGTCCGCCAGGCGGATGCCGTTGTAGACGGTTGCCACGTAGTCGAGGGACGGGTCTCGATCCGCATCGCTGATCGACACGTAGAAGGCGTGGCGATCGTACTCGCGGTAGACGGGCAGGATGGCTGGTGACGAAAAGCCGTGGATGGTCGTCAGGAGGGGCGTCCGGATCAGTCGAGACCAGGCGAGCGGCAGGAAGTCGAAGTGGTTGTGGAGGAGGTCGAAGCGATCCGCCTGCTCCATGGCCCGGGCGATGTGGAGCACCTCGTACACCTTGGGGGTGACCTGCGCGTCCTCCTCGTAGCCGGCCGTGGCGACCGCCTCGAGATGACCGGCGGTCAGTGAATCGGCCGTGGCGAAGAGGGTGACCTCGTGACCCCGTGCCACCAGCCCTTCGGCGACATTCGAGGCGACCTGCTCCCAGGGCCCGTAGGCACGCGGCGGGGTGCGCCAGGCGATCGGGCTGATCACACCCACCCGCATCGAGGCCTACCTGCTGGTCGCTATCGGGCGCCCAGCGGGGTGACCCGGGTGCGACCCAACCCGGACCCAACACCGCCGGCCATCGGCTCGGCGGGTTGTGCCGACGCCTCATTGTGGAGGGCGCGCATCCGTTCGACCGCGACCAGCCAGGCACGCGTCGATTCGGCGCCCATATTGCCGTTCACGCCGTCCGGTCCCAGGCCGTCACGACACGAACCGTTGTCGGGATCGGCCAGCGGCATCCCCAGGTCACTGTCGCCCAGGCACCGGCCGAACGCCCGTTCCATCACGTCCTGCCGCCACGGATCCGAGTTGACGCCGTAACGAGGTCGATCGACTCATCGCGGCCGTGTCCGCGCAGCACGTCGAAGCCGTTCCCGTCGTAGAGGACGTTCGGGTCCCCGCTCATCTGTCCCTCCGCTCTCGGCTAGTCGCAGGGTAGGCCAACCGGCCCGCCCGCGCTGGACCCGAGCGCCGCCCGCACGACCGGAGCCAACGGACGACGCGCCGTCGATCTCGATCCGCACATCGTCGCTGTCCGAGCCGAGCTCGGACCTTTAGCCGGGCCTACTTCTTGGCGGGCTGGAAGTAGGGGTTCGTGCCGCTCGCGTGGTCGGTCGTGTCGACGATCGAGAGGATCTCGGGGACCGCCGCCCTGATCGCGACTTCGACCCCCTGGCGCAGCGTGACGTCGACCTGAGCGCAGCCCTGGCAGCCGCCGCCCAGCTCGATGTAGGCAACGCCGTCGCGCACGTTGAGGAGGTCGATGTACCCGCCGTGGGCGGCGATACCGGGGTTGATCTGGCGGTCGAGGACCTGCTGGACCCGCGCGGCGAGGGGA
This genomic interval carries:
- a CDS encoding glycosyltransferase family 4 protein, producing the protein MRVGVISPIAWRTPPRAYGPWEQVASNVAEGLVARGHEVTLFATADSLTAGHLEAVATAGYEEDAQVTPKVYEVLHIARAMEQADRFDLLHNHFDFLPLAWSRLIRTPLLTTIHGFSSPAILPVYREYDRHAFYVSISDADRDPSLDYVATVYNGIRLADFTFRPNPGEYAVVLGRIHPDKGVHLAIEAATAAGLPLLIAGIIQDPDYFRRHVEPRLDGERVRFLGPVGPAERDSLLGGALALLHLVTFDEPFGLAMIEAMACGTPVIGMRRGAVPEVVVDGQTGVLVVDVGEAVRALSVVVGLDRGRCRTRVEEHFTVDTMVRGYLDVYAEVLERWPSRRDRTAGGRAEMAR